cattggccttgaaaaaaaacctaaaaaaataataatttgggaaATGACAGAGGGAAGGACTTGGAAGTGAGAAAGATATGGGTCTATTACATCTCTAATAGAACTGTGTGACCAGCCATCACAGGCATGAAGATAACTCATTCTCCAAGACTCTTAAGTGGCAGAGAAATAACTAATCTGCATCTGTTGAGGGAGTTTCCAAAAAGGATGATCAAGGGAGTTTCCAACTTGGAGTTTCCCTTCTCAAATAAAATCACAGTAGTCACATAACACTAAGAGCAGTTCTTgttctcctttcttttaaaaaagctattGTGTGTTAttctcttttaatatattttgaaaatttcctAATGACCAAACCTACCCCTGTGTTTCTAAAATCATCCCTCAtctgctttataaatatctacCATTCACCTAATTATTCACAACATGTTTCatttattagaatgtgagctctcaTCCACAAAAAATCAAGTACATTTCTATGTGAAAGTAAAACAGCCAAAAGACTAtagtaaaaaagagaaatctcattctaAAAAACTACAGATTATATAAAATGTCTGGGGATCAGTTTACCAAATCTCACAAAATACTTTTATAGATTCAGTTTACAAAATGTTACTTAAATACATAACCTAAGATGGGTGAATAATCCTAACTAGACTAtgccaatattttaaaatgacaataatatcaAAGTAAATTTAGTTTTAATGCTAtacaatcaaattatcaaatagaTATTATACAGAAGttgatacaattttaaaaattcacttggagaaacaaaatatctagaatatcaagtaaaataatgaaaagaggtaGAGATGGAGGGAGGAATAATACTTCCAGACTTCAAAATGTGTTAGAAAACAGTAGTATTAAAACCTTTAGATATTGGTCTGAAAATAGGGAAGTAAATCAATGAAATACACCAGACaagggagaatcagaaacaaGGAAACTAAATAATCCAGTGTTACTTAAAATATAATTACTTAGGAAAGAATTCCACATCTAGTGTAAACTTCTGGGAAAACCAAAAATCAAACAGTAGAAATTAGGTTTAATGAACATCTTATGCTATTTTCTATaacaaattcaaaatggatacatgatctttaatattaaagattatgtttttaaaaattagaaaagcataaattattgattagagaaatgcaaattaaaacaactctgagatgctACCTTACACTTAAcagattgatcattttcctctctttgtcattttaatcaatgttggagagaatgtgggagaACCAGGACACCgagcattattggtggagttgtgaatgatccaatcattctgaagagtgaactatgcccaaaggcctacaaaaccagcaataccaccacaaagagatcataaaaaaagaagaaaagatgcacttccataaaaatatatttttgttttgttgcaaggcaatggggtttagtgatttgctctaggtcacacatctaagtattaagtgtctgaggacccatttgaactcaggtcctcctgactccagggccagtgctctatccactgtgccacctagctgcccctataaaaaatatttagaggagctctttcttgtagtggcaaaaaaattggaaattttttttatttgtatttatttaaggcaatggggttaagtgacttgcccaaggccacacagctaggcaattaccaagtgtctgagttcacatttgaactcaagtcctcctgactagaGGGTCACCCcactaaagaattggaaattgagaggataccctCAATTTTGgagtggttgaacaaattatggtttatgagTACTATTATTTTGTAATAAATCATGAGTAAAAGaccttcagaaaagcctggaaatacttgcatgaactgatgctaaatgaatcctaaaacacttgtgatggaaaatgccattcacatccagagaaaaatacagggaatctgaatgcagaccaaagcacactatgttcactttttaaaactttttttccccttttggctctaattcttctttcacaacatgactaatatggaaatatgttaaacactatTATACaaatacaacctatatcagattactcacagaTATTAAGGAGaggagatgaaaggaaaaatatgaaacttaaaaaCTTACAAATAGATACATGTTTGTActggaaaaaataatcattttaaaaattgtgatcCCAGATAAAACAGCACATTTATGGTATTTTTAGATTTGCAAACATCTCATTTGACCTCTAGAATATCCTGAAGAccttaattttctccattttacagataaagaacctaAAATCCAAAGAAGTCAGTTCTTGGATTGCAAAAGATGTCATCTAAGTCAAAATGCAAAATTCAAGAATGCCAAGAATCTGTTCACAAACAGTAATCAATAATTAAGTTCCATTCACATATGTGAATGCCTTCATGTTTTGAAAGTTTCAAATATAAAGGTTGGGTTTGTTTTGTTAAGCTTTGAGTTTCAGTGAGAAGCTATTCAGGAAGAAGCACCATAAACAAAAGCAGACACAGTAGAATTACAGCACTGGTTTAGGAGACAATAATGAAGCCAATTAGTATGGCTTATGGAACATATGTagaggggaaaactgtaaaagtTGGTCCAAAGGACCTCCAGGACCCATTAAGTCAAAAATTAGTAGTTAATATCAAAGTGGTAGGGATGGAGAGGACAAATGAGTAGAGGAGAATCTCTAAAGTGATTACTACTATCAATTGAGCAGTCAGGTAAGGGCCTGAGTAGGTAGgcaatttatttttcaatcagttttatgtcatttttccattttccatccaatttttcatgaccccattggggttttcttggtaaaggtattggagtagtttgccatttccttctccagcacattttacagagaaggaaactgaggcaaatgggatgaagtgacttacccagggtcatatagctagtctCTGAGGCTGCATTTAAATTCATAAAGATGTGTGTCCTGATGagtccaatgctttatccaccgtgccaACTAGGTGCCACTGCATGGCAAATACTTGTAGCCATTTTGGGAGTATCTTTGGATAAGAGTGCTTTGCAATGCCCAACAAACCCTGTAGTCATGATCTCTGTTTCAAACACCAGGAAACTGAGCCTCCAACAGGCTAAGTAAACCCAGTGACTTGCCTCAGCATCCACATTCAGTATCagaaatgtttacagattatgtGAGCCTGATGGGACAAGATGATTAGTGATCTGGCTCAAATTAAAGAGATACAAGAGACACTGTCGTGGAACAAAGTAAGGTTTATTAAAGGCATAAACAGGAACAGGTTGTCCATCAGCAGTCCCATCAGCAGAGTGTGGGTCACTGCAGGTGGATTTGGACCAATAGTCCAAACAGATATGCAAGCCCAGACTTCAGATCCCCACTTATTGAGGCACAATGACCCCCCAATGATAAAACCAACTAGACAGCTAATTACTAAACAAGGAATGACTCAGAGACCCTCTCCCCAAAAGAAGTAAAGGGATTAGACAAGAATTGAGATTAGTATTTCTCACAGGGTAAAGGAGTACAACAAACCCTGAGTTTAATTAGTTTCAAGTTAATATTCCTTCTAGCTAGGCCTGCACTGAATACCTGCAAAAAGGAGGCAGAAATTCAAGACAAGTGGCCCACCTTCCCAATCAGAGGGAAAGCCAGGAGCTTACTAAGCAGATTCCTGGGAAACAAATTTAAGCATAAAAACATAAGTCTGAACAGAATGTCTACCATATAGAAGGTAAATTACAAGAGCATCTAGCCTTTTTGCTCTCTACTCCTTGATAACACACGTTGTCTctcaaatagaatatatatatatatatatatattttaataggtCACTGAAGAGGCATGAATAGGTGAGTTTGTGGAGCCACAACCACaaccaccaaaaaacaaaaagactatgCCCAACAAGTCTGATGAAAACCCACAAATTAAGTTCATATTATCTAAGAAGGTGTTGCTATCACAACTGTGTCTTTAATGATTAATCCTGGTATTGAGAGACTGGGTTCACTGGCAGGCTAAGAACACAAAGTTGGTTCAGGTACACTACTTCAGGTATGCTACTTCCATCCTCCACTCCCTGCCTCACATTTCCCCCTCAGTGCCACAGTGGGATTCCCAAAGTTAGACACCCTTCCAAGTATTCTTCAAACATCAGTCTGGCTTGgcccactttttattttttcacctcTACAAAAGACCTTATCACAAAAGATCATTGGAGAATAGCTCAACATTCTCCTATTGACAGTGGGCTGTATCCTGCTTAATTCTGGTCTAGAAATTAGGTTGATCTTGCATTTTATGAAcctaatttcttcaaattttaatCCATGCAATTCATGTGAGGTTTCCACAGTTTCCAAGGAATATAAGAATAAAGTCAACTAGGTTGGGAGTTGTGTCTCTTGAGGGAAAGAAAacaatggaatttcagaaaaacctagctGCAACTATCCCGAGGTTAATGTTCTTCAATCTTTCCTACTGCTCTCTTCCACCCACCTGGGACAGAGTCAATATTTAGATACAATACTGAGAACTGTTAGCAGTGATTTCCAACTGTCTCTTTTAAGATTTTTAGTAAAGCAATCTGCTAATAGATTTCATTTGTTGATGAATTGCTGATCCATAATATCAGTATTTTCAAGCATGAATAAGTAATCCCAAAGGTCAAAATTACCATAAGATGCACTTCCTGTTTCAATGAGTTAAGAGGCAGCACAGTGTAGTGGCTAATGCTGTACCTGCAGttaagaagatctaagttcaaattctgcctcagaccctCCTAGTATATATGATCCcaggtgagtcatttaacctacctgggccttggttttctcatccataaaatagataACAACCAatcagggttgtgaggatcaaatgagataacgtCTGTAGCGTGCTTTCCAAAGTGCTATAAATGTCAGCTATGCCACAATCTCCATGCATTGAAGCCATATCAAACTACCTATCAAACATCATGCATACAAACTactttatctttacaacaatttTAGCTAGTTGTGTTACTGGCTAATAGCTATAGCAGAGTATCCAGTACTGGGTGGATGATGTCTTCTTTCAATTTACTGAACTTTTATTAAATCTCCAAAGCTCCTGactcttcttctcttcctaaaCTTCCAGTTCCACTTCTCCTTCTTTGGATCATAGACTCAGAACTGGAAGCAATCTTGGAGAACATTTTATTACAGTAcagtgccctcattttacagagtaaTTTGAGGCCTGAAGAggtaatgacttgtccaaggtcacaggtGGTCAGGAATTCAACGTCAAGGTCCTCTGTCCCAAGTCAAGAATTCTTTCCATCACATTAGTATAATGTACCACACAATGATAACATATTCTAAATCAAACAGCAATGGCAAAAAATTACAGGAGTAAAACAATGTAATACGATGcaacaatataaaataagtaGTTATCAGGACAAAATAGatcaaaactattaaattaaaagagGGATCCTCTAACTGTTCATTACCATAAGACTATATTATACAGGTTCCAAAAAGATCCATGCATAATTCAGATGTGCATCCAGGTTTTAGAAAATAGACCACAAAGCTCAGAATAGTTCACATTTCAGTCCACAGTGCAGTTAGTTCCTTATGGATAATAATGTGAAAAATCAATGGCCACAGTTTAATTTTAGTGCTATTGTCATCAAATTTTCTTAAACTCACAAATTAAAGATCTCGTTAAAATTTCTCTAGATGTTCTTGATGTTTTATACCTTGAAATTAATTTCATATTGTCTAAATCTACAAAATATTCCTTTGGTATGTATGTTGATATACAActaaatataatttgtttatagGCACAGTCTAGTCATTAACActgaaattttttccaattattcagGACTTATTTCTGTAAAGTTTTCATTTATGCAAGTCCTCTATGTGTATTGGTAGATTAATTTTCATATAACTGTTATatcttattttaaatggaattttttttctcctgtgattttttttaatattatacagaaaagtattttgtgaatttattttatatcctaattTACTGAAGGTGTTTCAActtttttattgcttctttaaAATTCTCTAAGTAAACTCATATCAACATCAGTTAGTAGTGGAGCAAAGCTcatacagaaatataaaaaaaaatctagtttaaaGGGTACTTGttaataccagatctcaaactattaataacaattatcaaaattatctggtactaggtaaaaaaatttaaaagcactGTCAATAGAACAGACCAGACAAGCAAAGCCTAGAAAAGAAATTACTCAGAAGCAGTCTAGTACTTCATAAATTCAAGAACACAAACTACAGCAATTGGGACTCTTTATTTAATAAGAGCTGCTGGAAAAACTAAAAAGTCTACATAACCATCTTAACATGTATAATACACTATATTCCAAATGTCTCAACTCACAATATAAAAAGTCACaccataaaaaacaaaacaaaagtaaaagccAAGAGAAGATTTTCTCTTATAACTAAGGATAATTGAAAACATCTGTAATCAGTTATGGGGTAgattataaaacacaaaatagaCAACTTcagtcaaataaaatgaaaaacaaaacacatacttttgcacaaataaactTAATGTTTCTAGAATCAAGAGAtacattttagaagaaaaatattctctttaAACATCTTAGATAGAAAATATTGCATCCAAAAAACATTATACAAATCTGAGGTTAAGAGTTAAATGTGAAATAGACAaacggtcaaaggataggaacaagttttcaaatgaaaatgtaGTTTAATAAAATTCACCTGAAAACAACCCTGATGAATCACCTCAATCCCAAAATATGGGAAGCAAGTAATTGGAAAGGTTTTTGGGAAGGTGGACAGATTATTTCAATTCTAATCAATCTGTAAAATGTTTCAAACAGGAAATAGACAAttgaaattatgaaagaaaaattacctAATTGCTCATACCCTCTGATTCTGAGATTCTACTGTGTAACAACAAATAGGTATCAACATCATGATGTATAACAAAAATCTAGAAACAATGTATGTGCTCCATAATTAaagaaatagctgaacaaattttgctatatgaatgtaatttCATATTACTGTGCTTTAATgaatgaagaataagaaaaattcagagaaacatggggaaAGGCTTATAGGAAGAATTGCAAAATAATGAATGCAAGTCAAAACACAAAATACAGGATGACAACAATATTAATAAAGTCAGCATTATGAAGCAACAAAACTCTTATCAAACACAACAGTCACTGTTACTACCATATTAACAAAGGTAAACAGAACATTCATTCTTTCTgttaacaaaagcaaaaaaacctttctggagaatgtTTGTTGGGAAAGGTCTTGTGTCAAAATgtcctattaatttttttttaagggataaaaacttttttttaagacttttcaCTATTGAACTGATGTTAAGATATCTGTTTTGGAGGAAAACCTCTTaatcattacattcataagatttATCTGCAATATGAAGTCTCTGATGTCGAGTAAGTCCTGTACTCCGGcggaaggccttcccacatttattacactcataaggtttctctccagtatgaattctgtGATGGGAAACAAGGGATGAATTGCGATTGaaggcctttccacattcattacatttatagggtTTCTCTCCTGTATGAATTCTGAGATGTGGAGTCAGCTGTGAACTCTGTCTAAAGGCcatcccacattcattacacacATAGGGTTTCTCTCCTGTATGAATTCTATGATGTACAGTAAGTTCTGCTCTCTGACaaaaggccttcccacattcagtgcattcataaggtttctctccagtatggatttTCTGATGGCGAGTAAGTCCTGTACTTAGGCGAAAGGCCATACCACATTCAtgacattcaaaaggtttctcacTTGTATGAATTCTATGATGTTGAGTAAGTTCAGTGCTTTGACAGAAGGCCttaccacattcattacattcataaggtttttctccagtatgaattctctggtggTAGGTAAGCTGTGATCTTTGACGGAAGGCCCTCCCACATTCAtcacattcaaaaggtttctctcctgtgTGAATCTTCTGATGTCGAGTAAGCTGTGAGCTCTGACGGaaggcctttccacattcattacaatcataaggtttctctccagtatgaattctccaATGCTGAATAAGCTGTGTCCTTTTACCAAAGGCCTTTCCACATTCAATACATCCatagggtttttctccagtatgagttcTATGATGAGAAGCAAGGGATGAACTATAATTGAAGGtcttcccacattcattgcatttataaggtttttctccagtatggattctcaGATGGCGGGTAAGGTGTGAACTCTGGTGgaaagccttcccacattcaGTACATTCAtgcttttctccagtatgaattttttGATGTCTAGTAAGTTCTGTGCTCTGGCGAAAAGCTTTACCACATTCGTTACACTCGtaaggtttctctcctgtatgaattctctgatgagaAGCAAGAGAAGAACTGTGGTtgaaagcttttccacattgATCACAtccataaggtttctctccagtatgaattcgcTGATGGGAAGCAAGAGAAGAGCTATGGTTGAAAGCCTTCCCACATAGATTACATGCATAAGGTTTTTCtcctgtatgaattctctgatggcGAGTAAGGTGTGCACTCTGTCGGAAAGTCttcccacattcactacattcataaggtttttctcctgTATGTATTCTGAAATGTTGTGTAAGTTGTGTCCTCTTGCAgaaagccttcccacattcaATACATGCATAAGGTTTCTCTACAGTATGAATTCTCTGTTGCTGAATAAGCTGTGTTCTCCATAATggggctttcccacattcataaggtttctttcCAGTATGTAGTCTATGATATTCAATAAGATCTGAATGATAACTGAAGGATTTCCCACTTTCATTATACTTAGAAAATACCTTCTTTGaggaaattttattgtattttcttagATCTGAATAGAGTCTGAAGCTCTTTCTGTGTGCATCATATTTGGGAAGATTCTTTCCTATGGGTACTCTTTGTTGTGGAAAAAGAATTGGTCCAACGCCAAAAAGCCgactatatttattatattcatggCTTCTCAATTTACTGGGAGTTTTCCTTTGGATGATTTTTACATGCTGGGTGTTCTCCTCATCACTCTGCTCCTCCTCTAACCTGGCTTCATATTCCCAGGTTTCACTCAATTTAGAGTCACAAGGACCATCACTTGTGAGTTTTTCCTGGGATGATTCTTCCATAGGAGCCCAGCTTTGGAGGAGGCTTCTTTCTGTAGGAGTCTGATCGGccaatctgaaaaaaagaaaagatgtcaCTATCCTAAAATAACTGGGTTTCTGGCCTGACCTTCTtgactgaaagaaagaaaaaacaaatctaagCATCCTCTGTGCTCCCTGTACTATACACATATTTCACCTTTACCATattcattcaaaataaacaaaagccCCCAAACTGTTACAGCTCTCTAACTTCAAAGTATAGTattaagacaaaaaataaaatcttacacttgcagggttgttgtaaatATAAATCATTACAGTCAATACAGCTTATAAATTATACTTAAACTCAAGACTGTGTGAAGATGGTAGTTTAGTTACTTTGCAAAAGGGAGATTCAGAGTAGGCAACCTGCCTAAAGTTACAGTGTTAATAAAAAGCATCCAATTTGGAACGCAAAATAATTTCTACCAACTCTAAAATTCAAGGCTATGTAACATAACATTAGTTCTCTAGTCTTTTATCCCAAAGATATTTTCACCAAACTATACTACCTGCACATAATAGAATAAATCCATTCTCAGCCAGAAATATTTTTGCTATGACTGGAAAACCCACATTTAAGAATGATATAGAACAAAGGGTCAGGGCAGAGTACCAGAAAGTACAATGAGTTTCCCTTTCATCCCATCAAACTCATACCTAGAAACATACTTCTCTCATCAGGAGGTGGGCAGCATGTTTCATcggatcagagttcttaagtctttcaaagctgttgTTTCTACAACATTCTTGTCATTGTGCAAAAACTGCTGTGCTTGTTCCCTTTGCGTCAGTTCAGAGAAGTTGCCCAGATTTCTCTAAaaccaccccctttttttttaacagtacaATAACATTCTGTCACATTTAAATACTGTACCTACAAACACACCTAGAAAATGCACCAGACAAAATCCTGATGGGAAGATtccacccaccccccaaaaaaagaagtcATAGTGAGTCATTTTTTCCAACCCAGCTCAGCATAGGGAAATCCACAGAGAGGTCTGGGAATATGAAGGACAAGGTCTGGCCAAAAGCATGGCTACTGGGAACAATCCAGCTCAAGACCAGGGTAAAAGGTTTCAGCCCTAACTGTGCCCAACCCCCGGGTATGGGGAACAGGTGCAATCTAGAAATTTCATCTACCTCCACCCAACCTGGGCCACAGATCAGGATGGACAGGTGTGGCATTGTTGGCTAGGGAGCAGTCTTGGGTCCTATGCTGTCCACTGGACAAGGAGCAAGTCTCCATGCAAGAAGGAGCAGAGTGGCTTAGACCTCACCTCACCCCCCACCTCCTGGCAGAGCAGGGTTTTAGTTCTAGCTTCTAGCTCAGTCTGAAAGTTGGAGAATAATCTGAGCAGGAATCTCAGACAAAAGAGAATGACTGAGTGGCTTACAGTATCTGGATGTGACAGAATATTACTgtactgtggggaaaaaaagagggagtgATTTTAGAGAAACCTGGGCAACTTTTCTGAAATGGTGCATATGGAACAAAAGCACAACAGTTTGCACAATGACAAGAATGTAGTTAGAAAcaacagctttgaaagacttaggaactctcaTCAGATGAAACATGCTGCCCACCTCCTGATGAGAGAAGTAGAAAGACACACAATACCACATATATGTAGCTATGATCCTgatgtctatttttcttttagacatatccaatgcagaaatttgttttacttaactatATTATGTCTGTaataagaaatttgtttttctttcattctcaattgagaggaagggggggaagaaagaaagggaggggggaattttggtgattgaaaaaaaataattacaaagctTGACTGACAGTCACTTTTCAGCCATGATGAAGATTCCAGGTTTCCAACGTCCATTAAATTGTCATCACTAAGGG
Above is a window of Macrotis lagotis isolate mMagLag1 unplaced genomic scaffold, bilby.v1.9.chrom.fasta BILBYCTG047, whole genome shotgun sequence DNA encoding:
- the LOC141504057 gene encoding uncharacterized protein LOC141504057, which encodes MGAPCGCRWHRELPRERPASAGKPGTAWGDGDTEKGAFILVTRCPRLADQTPTERSLLQSWAPMEESSQEKLTSDGPCDSKLSETWEYEARLEEEQSDEENTQHVKIIQRKTPSKLRSHEYNKYSRLFGVGPILFPQQRVPIGKNLPKYDAHRKSFRLYSDLRKYNKISSKKVFSKYNESGKSFSYHSDLIEYHRLHTGKKPYECGKAPLWRTQLIQQQRIHTVEKPYACIECGKAFCKRTQLTQHFRIHTGEKPYECSECGKTFRQSAHLTRHQRIHTGEKPYACNLCGKAFNHSSSLASHQRIHTGEKPYGCDQCGKAFNHSSSLASHQRIHTGEKPYECNECGKAFRQSTELTRHQKIHTGEKHECTECGKAFHQSSHLTRHLRIHTGEKPYKCNECGKTFNYSSSLASHHRTHTGEKPYGCIECGKAFGKRTQLIQHWRIHTGEKPYDCNECGKAFRQSSQLTRHQKIHTGEKPFECDECGRAFRQRSQLTYHQRIHTGEKPYECNECGKAFCQSTELTQHHRIHTSEKPFECHECGMAFRLSTGLTRHQKIHTGEKPYECTECGKAFCQRAELTVHHRIHTGEKPYVCNECGMAFRQSSQLTPHLRIHTGEKPYKCNECGKAFNRNSSLVSHHRIHTGEKPYECNKCGKAFRRSTGLTRHQRLHIADKSYECND